In one window of Fervidobacterium thailandense DNA:
- a CDS encoding cation diffusion facilitator family transporter yields MRKQLEKEKGIILFSIAMTVLSSVLGISIGLIANSQLVLFDGVYSLVSFALSLTSLYTAKFMAKNDWKRYPFGKAAAEPLVMIFNYTALIFLAAQFIFNNIKTILEGGREVRTGIALIYAVITTSICAGTYLIINRFAKNRNSGLLQVEADGWLYDTYTSLSVLLTFLTARVLSKYGVLTNYLRFIDPAVVILFSVMFIRWSVKMIIEASKEILAVSADDELTDKLEEIVEQIEEEYKIKESFVRVSRGRRIIWVEIDFVVDDNSLVKTVKDEDEVRAKIYDALKMAKCDKWVTISFTTKRKWAK; encoded by the coding sequence ATGAGGAAGCAGCTTGAAAAGGAAAAGGGAATCATCCTCTTTTCAATAGCGATGACTGTTCTTTCATCGGTTCTTGGTATTTCCATCGGTTTGATAGCGAACTCCCAACTTGTTCTATTCGATGGTGTGTATTCACTTGTTAGTTTTGCCTTGTCCTTAACCTCGCTCTACACGGCAAAGTTCATGGCCAAGAACGACTGGAAACGATATCCTTTCGGAAAGGCGGCCGCCGAGCCTTTGGTTATGATATTCAACTACACCGCTCTCATCTTCCTCGCAGCACAGTTCATTTTCAACAACATCAAAACCATCCTCGAAGGTGGCCGTGAGGTGAGAACTGGCATAGCTCTCATTTACGCAGTGATAACCACATCCATCTGCGCTGGGACTTATTTGATCATAAATAGATTTGCCAAGAACAGAAACTCTGGTTTGCTCCAAGTCGAGGCCGACGGTTGGTTGTACGATACTTACACAAGTCTTTCGGTTTTGCTGACGTTTCTTACCGCACGCGTCCTCTCAAAGTACGGTGTACTCACCAACTATCTCCGGTTCATCGACCCAGCTGTTGTTATACTGTTTTCCGTTATGTTCATCAGGTGGTCGGTGAAGATGATTATAGAAGCCTCCAAAGAGATATTGGCCGTCTCTGCTGACGATGAGCTCACCGATAAGCTCGAGGAGATCGTCGAGCAGATCGAGGAAGAGTACAAGATAAAGGAATCGTTCGTTAGGGTATCGAGGGGTCGGCGAATCATCTGGGTGGAAATTGACTTTGTCGTGGATGATAACTCCCTTGTGAAAACTGTGAAAGACGAGGATGAGGTCAGGGCAAAAATTTACGACGCACTGAAGATGGCCAAGTGCGACAAGTGGGTTACCATATCCTTCACCACCAAACGAAAGTGGGCAAAGTGA
- a CDS encoding ATP-binding protein — protein sequence MALLTLSDHLHDIAENSINAGAKSVKVTVRETENEFYFSVEDDAGGIRPDILEKIFDPFTTTRDKEIRRVGLGLPFLKQAAEATGGYVRINSELGKGTKTEVLFRKDHIDCQPVGDLPGVFLILLMNDGIEWHIIRCYNDDCYEIRSETIRSYIGSLDAPEKVRILMEFLNELENSIEKN from the coding sequence TTGGCGCTTTTGACTTTATCGGACCATTTACACGATATTGCGGAAAACTCGATAAACGCTGGTGCTAAGAGTGTGAAAGTAACGGTAAGAGAAACGGAAAACGAATTCTACTTTTCCGTGGAAGACGATGCCGGTGGTATAAGGCCGGATATTTTGGAGAAAATTTTCGATCCGTTCACAACCACGCGTGACAAGGAGATTAGACGCGTCGGTCTTGGACTTCCGTTTCTAAAACAAGCGGCCGAAGCGACCGGTGGTTACGTGCGCATCAACTCGGAACTGGGAAAGGGTACGAAAACCGAGGTGCTATTTCGAAAGGACCATATCGATTGTCAGCCTGTGGGTGACCTACCCGGTGTTTTCCTGATTTTGCTCATGAACGATGGCATCGAGTGGCACATAATCAGGTGCTACAACGACGATTGCTACGAAATTAGATCCGAAACTATAAGGAGCTACATCGGAAGTTTGGATGCACCGGAAAAGGTACGCATACTGATGGAATTTTTGAACGAACTGGAGAATTCCATTGAAAAGAATTGA
- a CDS encoding phosphotransferase, which produces MSSDSRIENTKLLAMDLHIHSCLSPCADLIMVPSIICAKELEIFSITDHNSARNVPVFQMKCGSKLLVPGIEIHTVEDVHVLGYFSKVDDALKVSRTLEELMDKFEYDPERFGYQVILDEEENFSELVEYYLGFPTNVTLDDAIELIRSHNGIAVLAHVDRKFGAMYQLGLIPEGTNIVEVRSKETWLKLKEKGYVVLTSSDAHTPDEVGIRKSYLEVFDGEPISVEMVIRKIVSGQVRTLWEV; this is translated from the coding sequence ATGAGCTCGGACTCAAGGATTGAAAATACCAAGTTGCTCGCAATGGATCTCCACATTCATTCTTGCCTGTCACCGTGTGCGGATTTAATAATGGTCCCTTCGATTATTTGTGCCAAAGAACTTGAAATCTTTTCAATAACCGACCACAATTCGGCGAGAAACGTTCCAGTTTTTCAGATGAAATGCGGTTCCAAACTGCTTGTACCGGGAATAGAGATACACACCGTCGAGGACGTGCACGTACTGGGGTACTTTTCGAAGGTAGACGATGCTCTCAAAGTCTCGAGAACCTTGGAAGAATTGATGGATAAGTTTGAATACGATCCCGAGCGTTTTGGATACCAGGTAATACTCGATGAAGAGGAGAACTTCTCAGAACTTGTGGAGTACTATCTCGGCTTTCCCACCAACGTGACGTTGGACGATGCGATCGAACTGATTCGTTCGCACAACGGAATTGCCGTTCTTGCCCACGTGGATAGAAAGTTCGGAGCGATGTATCAGCTCGGTTTGATTCCAGAGGGTACCAACATCGTCGAGGTGCGTAGCAAGGAAACGTGGCTTAAGCTCAAGGAAAAAGGTTACGTGGTACTCACTTCTTCCGATGCGCACACACCCGATGAGGTGGGTATCCGAAAGAGTTATCTGGAAGTTTTTGACGGTGAGCCCATCTCGGTGGAGATGGTGATTCGTAAGATTGTGAGTGGACAGGTACGAACACTTTGGGAGGTTTAA
- a CDS encoding riboflavin synthase: protein MFTGIIQSVQPGNLSGGVLKIKRCWDDLSLGESVAVNGVCLTVRSFDKDFVYFDVGPETIGRSNLSKCKFFNLERALKVGDRISGHFVTGHVDGVIRFLSKYVSGNSVFFKFAMPNERYAIVEKGSIALNGISLTIAKVDLDSFIVQVIPHTLEQTNLKYLSVGDPVNYEIDILARYLYGVLKNSNGKGKVEDVKWTAGEW from the coding sequence GTGTTCACAGGGATAATTCAGAGTGTCCAACCGGGAAATTTGAGCGGTGGAGTCTTGAAAATCAAGCGTTGCTGGGATGATCTAAGCTTGGGTGAGAGTGTGGCTGTGAATGGAGTTTGTCTTACCGTTCGAAGCTTTGACAAAGACTTCGTGTACTTTGACGTCGGCCCTGAGACGATAGGGAGAAGCAATCTTTCAAAATGCAAGTTTTTCAATCTCGAGCGCGCGTTGAAGGTGGGGGATAGAATCTCCGGGCATTTCGTCACAGGGCATGTGGACGGAGTGATCAGGTTTTTGTCAAAATACGTAAGCGGGAATTCCGTATTCTTCAAATTCGCCATGCCCAACGAACGGTACGCAATTGTTGAGAAAGGTTCGATCGCACTCAACGGTATAAGTCTCACAATAGCAAAGGTTGACCTGGATTCGTTCATTGTGCAGGTGATTCCACATACACTTGAACAAACTAACTTAAAATATCTCAGTGTCGGGGATCCGGTGAATTACGAGATAGACATCCTTGCTCGGTACCTGTACGGAGTCTTGAAAAACTCGAACGGAAAGGGAAAGGTGGAGGACGTAAAGTGGACAGCGGGAGAATGGTAA
- a CDS encoding response regulator: MPKRILVVEDEPNMRLLVAEELMDAGYEVDTAENGESALAKFQEKPYDLVTIDIEMPGMNGLELAGKLRELKRDVRLVILTAYSHYKSDMASWAADAYVVKSSDLTELKEVISRLINM, encoded by the coding sequence ATGCCTAAGAGAATCCTTGTAGTTGAAGACGAACCTAATATGCGATTGCTTGTTGCTGAGGAGTTAATGGACGCCGGATACGAAGTGGACACCGCGGAGAACGGTGAATCGGCGCTTGCCAAATTCCAGGAGAAACCTTACGATCTGGTGACTATTGACATTGAGATGCCCGGGATGAATGGATTAGAACTTGCTGGAAAGCTCAGAGAACTTAAGCGCGACGTTCGACTCGTAATCCTGACCGCTTATTCGCATTACAAAAGCGATATGGCCTCTTGGGCCGCGGATGCTTACGTGGTGAAATCCTCGGATCTCACTGAGCTCAAAGAAGTTATAAGCCGCTTGATTAACATGTAA
- a CDS encoding iron-sulfur binding hydrogenase, giving the protein MRLSEIVEKLGLKVVHFAGDCEITGGYVGDLLSIVMRSAKQGNIWMTVQSHVNIVAVATLTGVKAIVLCEGLDYPDDTIEKAKEEGINLFVSPETSYKVAGRLYELGLKD; this is encoded by the coding sequence GTGAGGTTGTCGGAAATAGTTGAAAAACTCGGTTTAAAAGTTGTCCACTTTGCCGGTGATTGCGAGATAACCGGTGGATACGTCGGAGACTTACTGAGTATCGTCATGCGCTCTGCCAAGCAGGGAAACATCTGGATGACGGTGCAAAGCCATGTGAACATCGTTGCCGTTGCAACGTTAACCGGGGTAAAGGCCATCGTACTGTGCGAAGGACTTGATTATCCGGACGATACGATTGAAAAAGCGAAAGAGGAAGGGATAAACTTGTTTGTTTCTCCAGAAACATCCTACAAGGTAGCGGGAAGGTTGTATGAGCTCGGACTCAAGGATTGA
- the ileS gene encoding isoleucine--tRNA ligase, which translates to MDYKETLNLPRTNFQMKANLVNKEPEILKRWEEQKIYEKTLEYRADAPTYLLHDGPPYANGDIHLGTAMNKVLKDFVTRYKTMRGYRVPYVPGWDTHGLPIEHRVTTMLGDEAKNKTPVEIRRLCKDFALKFVNVQREQFKRLGVKGDWDNPYITLDPEYEYHILDVFKTLVETGNVYRGNKPVYWCPSCKTALAEAEIEYHDHESPSIYVKFQMVDDPKTYIVIWTTTPWTIPANVAIALHPEYTYTKIKVGEEYWIVAEGLLQKFSAETGVHFEVVEKFLGSELEGKLTKHPLYDRTSVVVLADYVTLEDGTGCVHTAPGHGEEDYQTGLKYNLPVLSPVDDEGRFTKEAGKYEGLKIWDANKIIVEDLKNNGALIKYGKIQHSYPHCWRCKGPVIFRATPQWFISVDKNDLRKKVLEQIRNVKWYPAWGENRITAMVQERPDWTISRQRVWGVPIPAVVCRQCGEVILDAKVIEKFANIVREKGTDAWFEMDVENFIPEGFTCSKCGGSEFDKTYDTLDVWIDSGCSWEAVIRSKGEKFPVDLYLEGDDQHRGWFQSSIFLSTAKTGVAPFRAVVTHGFIKDEQGRKMSKSLGNVVDPMEIVNKYGADILRLWVASTDFFDNIRVGKNIIEQQVEVYRKLRNTIRYLLSNLYDFTEADLVPYEKLLPLDKWALGRLQKYIEQVTSYYEEFEYSKVYNATVKYCTTELSAVYLDILKDRLYVEAKDSIYRRSAQTVLYYILDALIKILAPIIPFTAEEAYQESPAKRFESVHLEYWPEVRKEFIDEQLLEEFQHLLLVRDDVLKALEEARASDLIGHSLDAHVYIEPKNEEIAALLKKYEGILDEFFIVSAVTLTDENLEGAVTGQFVDVLVKHAEGEKCQRCWKYHPDTGKDESHPETCPRCSAVLRGERR; encoded by the coding sequence TTGGATTACAAAGAGACGTTGAACTTACCGAGGACCAACTTTCAGATGAAAGCGAACCTTGTAAACAAAGAACCGGAGATACTGAAAAGGTGGGAAGAACAGAAGATATACGAAAAGACGTTGGAGTATCGAGCGGATGCTCCGACGTATCTTCTTCACGACGGACCTCCGTACGCAAACGGTGATATCCACCTCGGAACGGCGATGAACAAGGTTTTGAAAGATTTCGTGACCAGGTACAAAACGATGCGTGGTTACAGGGTTCCGTATGTTCCCGGATGGGATACACATGGACTCCCGATCGAACACCGAGTCACGACGATGCTAGGAGATGAAGCAAAGAATAAGACACCAGTTGAGATAAGAAGACTTTGCAAAGACTTTGCGCTGAAGTTTGTAAACGTTCAAAGAGAACAATTCAAAAGACTCGGTGTTAAGGGTGATTGGGATAATCCTTACATCACCCTTGATCCGGAGTACGAGTACCATATTTTGGACGTTTTCAAAACGCTCGTTGAAACGGGTAACGTGTACCGTGGCAATAAACCGGTTTACTGGTGCCCAAGCTGTAAAACAGCCCTTGCCGAGGCCGAGATTGAATATCACGATCACGAATCACCGTCGATTTACGTGAAGTTCCAGATGGTCGATGACCCAAAGACGTACATCGTCATATGGACGACCACACCGTGGACCATCCCAGCAAACGTTGCTATCGCGCTTCATCCGGAGTACACGTACACCAAGATAAAAGTTGGTGAAGAGTATTGGATCGTAGCCGAGGGACTGCTTCAAAAGTTCTCGGCTGAAACTGGTGTACACTTTGAGGTCGTTGAAAAGTTCCTTGGTTCTGAGCTCGAAGGTAAACTCACCAAGCACCCACTGTACGATAGAACTTCGGTCGTTGTGCTCGCCGATTACGTGACACTCGAAGATGGTACCGGCTGTGTCCACACCGCTCCAGGTCACGGTGAGGAGGACTACCAGACAGGTCTGAAATACAACTTACCGGTTCTCTCACCCGTGGACGATGAAGGAAGGTTCACAAAGGAAGCTGGAAAATACGAGGGACTAAAAATTTGGGATGCAAACAAGATAATTGTTGAGGACTTGAAAAACAACGGTGCGCTCATCAAGTACGGTAAAATCCAGCACAGCTATCCACATTGCTGGAGATGTAAAGGCCCGGTCATATTCAGAGCAACGCCACAGTGGTTCATCTCCGTGGACAAGAACGATCTCAGAAAGAAGGTCCTTGAGCAGATCAGAAATGTCAAATGGTATCCGGCCTGGGGTGAAAATAGAATCACCGCGATGGTCCAAGAAAGGCCGGACTGGACGATCTCAAGGCAAAGAGTCTGGGGTGTGCCAATCCCAGCTGTGGTTTGTCGCCAGTGCGGTGAGGTTATACTCGACGCAAAAGTGATCGAGAAATTTGCAAACATAGTAAGGGAAAAAGGTACCGATGCGTGGTTCGAGATGGACGTCGAGAACTTCATTCCAGAAGGTTTCACATGTTCGAAGTGTGGTGGAAGTGAATTTGATAAAACTTACGACACTCTTGATGTGTGGATCGACTCTGGATGCTCGTGGGAAGCCGTTATACGCTCAAAGGGAGAAAAATTCCCGGTGGACTTGTACTTGGAAGGAGACGACCAACACCGAGGTTGGTTCCAAAGCTCAATATTCCTTTCAACGGCAAAAACGGGCGTTGCGCCGTTCAGAGCCGTTGTAACTCACGGGTTCATAAAGGACGAACAAGGACGGAAGATGAGTAAATCCTTGGGTAACGTTGTTGATCCGATGGAAATCGTCAACAAATACGGTGCCGATATTCTGAGACTGTGGGTGGCCAGTACCGACTTCTTCGACAACATCAGGGTTGGGAAGAACATCATAGAACAGCAGGTGGAAGTTTACAGAAAACTGAGAAACACCATTAGGTACCTGCTTAGCAACCTCTACGACTTTACCGAGGCAGACCTCGTGCCATACGAAAAACTATTGCCTCTGGACAAATGGGCACTCGGAAGACTCCAGAAGTACATAGAACAGGTCACATCCTACTACGAAGAATTCGAATACTCAAAAGTCTACAACGCAACCGTAAAATACTGCACAACCGAACTGAGCGCTGTCTACCTTGATATACTCAAAGACAGGCTGTATGTTGAGGCCAAAGACTCGATCTACAGACGTTCGGCGCAAACGGTGCTTTACTACATTCTCGATGCACTCATCAAGATTCTGGCACCTATCATCCCGTTCACAGCCGAGGAAGCGTACCAAGAAAGCCCTGCAAAACGTTTCGAGAGCGTTCACCTCGAGTACTGGCCCGAGGTCAGGAAAGAATTCATCGACGAGCAACTACTTGAGGAGTTCCAGCACCTACTCTTGGTACGTGATGATGTGCTTAAAGCCCTTGAAGAGGCTCGTGCTTCCGATCTTATCGGACATTCACTTGATGCACATGTCTATATTGAACCTAAGAACGAAGAGATTGCCGCGCTCCTTAAAAAGTACGAGGGAATCCTCGATGAATTCTTCATCGTCTCCGCTGTTACGTTAACCGACGAGAACTTAGAGGGTGCCGTGACAGGGCAGTTTGTGGATGTTCTTGTGAAACACGCCGAGGGAGAAAAATGTCAACGCTGTTGGAAGTACCACCCCGATACCGGTAAAGATGAAAGTCATCCCGAAACGTGTCCAAGGTGCAGTGCGGTGCTAAGAGGTGAACGCAGATAG
- a CDS encoding iron-containing alcohol dehydrogenase, protein MAFQVPTKVFFGEEAVKKNRQVLNSLGSHVLVITGASSKLNGALNDVLENLKEKEILIFDRVKENPDLSLVERIISELGNFGPDLIVAIGGGSAMDCGKAVAVLLENKSLTTSDLFSPLKYSRAKPLVCIPTTFGTGSEVTPYSVLVVVGKKKGFAHESVIPKVAFVDPRYSLTLDRDVTLSTGLDALSHAVESFLSTKSAPLTEQISLQALNLAKENLPKVLEFPDELEFRKNMALASLLAGMAIAHTGTTISHAMGNPLTTEKSLRHGIASSVSLPFCLEYYETSKVETVKRIFDGDLLSYLKTLGVKLNFAATDEDIERWADEMSKDFLLRNTPGRFDKERIAGVYRKVFEHFAA, encoded by the coding sequence ATGGCCTTTCAAGTGCCGACAAAGGTATTCTTCGGGGAGGAAGCCGTTAAGAAAAACAGGCAGGTCTTGAACAGTTTAGGGTCACACGTGCTTGTAATTACCGGGGCGAGTTCAAAGCTCAACGGAGCACTCAACGATGTTCTTGAAAACTTAAAGGAAAAAGAAATTCTGATTTTCGACCGGGTCAAAGAAAATCCTGATCTTTCCCTCGTCGAGCGTATTATAAGCGAACTTGGAAACTTTGGTCCGGACCTTATCGTGGCCATCGGTGGCGGAAGTGCGATGGATTGCGGGAAAGCGGTCGCTGTGCTTTTGGAAAATAAGTCCCTAACAACTTCCGATTTGTTCAGTCCTCTTAAATACTCAAGAGCCAAGCCTTTGGTCTGCATTCCCACGACTTTCGGGACCGGGAGCGAAGTTACACCGTACAGTGTTTTGGTTGTGGTTGGGAAGAAAAAAGGATTTGCGCACGAAAGTGTGATTCCCAAGGTGGCCTTCGTTGATCCGAGGTATTCGCTTACGCTCGATCGCGATGTGACCCTTTCAACTGGTTTGGACGCGCTTTCGCACGCGGTGGAAAGCTTCCTTTCGACCAAATCCGCCCCGCTAACAGAGCAAATTTCCTTGCAGGCGTTGAACCTTGCCAAGGAGAACTTACCAAAAGTCCTGGAATTTCCAGACGAACTGGAATTTCGCAAGAACATGGCTTTAGCATCCTTGTTGGCAGGAATGGCTATCGCGCACACGGGAACAACTATTTCCCACGCGATGGGAAATCCGTTGACCACGGAGAAAAGTCTCAGGCACGGCATAGCGTCGAGCGTGTCACTACCGTTCTGCTTGGAGTACTACGAAACTTCGAAAGTAGAAACGGTGAAAAGGATTTTCGACGGAGATTTACTCTCGTACCTTAAGACGCTTGGTGTGAAGCTCAATTTTGCAGCAACGGATGAGGACATAGAACGCTGGGCGGACGAAATGAGTAAGGACTTTCTCCTAAGGAACACACCGGGAAGATTCGACAAAGAGCGGATTGCGGGGGTGTACAGAAAGGTTTTCGAACATTTCGCGGCCTAA
- a CDS encoding alpha-amylase family glycosyl hydrolase, with the protein MNELKALADFLKSHIKKKPLYAVPKAWLPANYSGTVSEKDSHVFVDPYEYFYLIIEDILKNDTGEDYTKSLATLRGEKDPSWLRKAKMYGALPRATVAYNHKGFGAFEPEDIFGFKESGTFLKMIALLPYLRNMGINVLYMLPISKMSDVFKKGEIGSPYAVKNPMELDESYSDPLLKGISTEEQFKALVEAAHMLGIRVVLDFIPRTAARDSDLIREHPDWFYWIKVEEAASYKPPRIPELPFKIPDPQDLEVIYSNPEVKKHLTKFTYSPDKLNPKKWERVKKMKGDILSNIAREFGIITPPGFSDWVNDPQPTWDDVTFLRLYLDHPIESQKYVSEDQPPYVLFDVVKSSKFPGKVPNRELWEYLSDIIPSYQRRFGIDGARIDMGHALPKELQDMIISKARSEDPAFAFIAEELEMKNDKKAKSEGYDCILGNSWYAVARPQEFYRFVEEIVPNLEVPFIASCETPDTPRIVAREHGQKLKYLAPAILFFAPNAIPYVNSGQEIEELQPMNLGLDNTIWGKTVLPPDDQFYGKLAFFDYYAFHWDQSKGEMYEYLRWLLDLRDKYEELLKGEFRYVYLNYQDGLTANYSYWSGDKAFILLGNLNLAFDKYVEIYVNETAGRNVDVKTVTMINRFGKRNLSLQGTNVIPVNLPAGEFAVVIVNND; encoded by the coding sequence GTGAATGAGCTAAAAGCGTTGGCGGACTTTCTGAAAAGCCATATCAAGAAGAAACCACTTTACGCGGTACCGAAAGCATGGCTTCCTGCTAACTATTCTGGAACCGTTTCCGAAAAGGACAGCCACGTTTTCGTCGATCCGTACGAGTATTTCTATCTCATTATTGAAGATATCTTGAAGAACGACACGGGCGAGGATTACACAAAATCGTTGGCAACGCTGCGTGGGGAGAAGGATCCAAGTTGGTTGAGGAAGGCCAAAATGTACGGAGCCCTTCCACGTGCCACCGTGGCGTACAACCACAAGGGATTTGGTGCGTTCGAACCTGAAGATATCTTTGGATTCAAAGAATCTGGCACGTTTCTGAAAATGATAGCACTTTTGCCGTACCTGAGGAACATGGGCATCAACGTGCTCTATATGTTGCCCATCTCGAAAATGAGCGACGTATTTAAGAAGGGTGAGATCGGTTCCCCGTATGCGGTTAAGAACCCGATGGAACTGGATGAGAGTTATTCCGATCCGTTGCTCAAGGGAATTAGCACGGAAGAGCAATTCAAAGCACTTGTGGAAGCGGCGCATATGCTTGGTATCAGAGTAGTTTTGGATTTCATCCCAAGAACTGCGGCAAGAGACAGCGATTTGATCAGGGAGCACCCAGATTGGTTCTACTGGATCAAGGTCGAGGAAGCTGCGAGTTACAAGCCACCTCGCATACCAGAGCTGCCATTCAAGATACCGGACCCGCAGGATTTAGAGGTAATTTACAGTAATCCCGAGGTGAAAAAACATCTCACGAAATTCACGTACTCTCCCGATAAATTAAATCCCAAGAAATGGGAAAGAGTTAAGAAGATGAAGGGAGATATTCTTTCAAACATCGCGCGTGAGTTTGGGATAATAACACCTCCCGGATTTTCGGATTGGGTGAACGATCCGCAGCCTACTTGGGATGACGTGACGTTCCTGAGGTTGTACCTCGACCATCCAATTGAAAGTCAGAAGTACGTATCCGAAGACCAGCCACCGTATGTATTGTTTGATGTCGTAAAATCCAGCAAATTCCCGGGAAAAGTTCCGAACAGGGAGCTCTGGGAATACCTTTCAGATATCATCCCATCGTATCAGCGGAGGTTTGGAATTGACGGTGCGCGCATTGATATGGGACACGCTCTTCCGAAAGAACTTCAAGACATGATTATCTCGAAAGCGCGTAGCGAAGATCCCGCGTTCGCGTTCATAGCTGAGGAACTGGAGATGAAAAACGATAAGAAAGCAAAATCCGAAGGTTACGATTGTATCCTTGGCAACAGTTGGTACGCGGTGGCCCGTCCACAGGAATTCTACAGGTTCGTTGAGGAGATTGTGCCAAACCTTGAAGTACCATTCATCGCATCGTGTGAGACCCCGGATACGCCGAGGATCGTCGCACGAGAACACGGTCAAAAGCTCAAATACCTCGCACCAGCGATCTTGTTCTTCGCACCGAACGCGATACCGTACGTTAACAGTGGCCAGGAGATTGAAGAACTCCAGCCCATGAACCTTGGGTTGGACAACACGATATGGGGTAAGACCGTGCTACCACCCGATGATCAGTTCTACGGAAAACTTGCGTTCTTCGATTACTACGCGTTCCACTGGGACCAATCGAAAGGCGAGATGTACGAATACCTTAGGTGGCTGCTGGACCTTAGAGACAAATACGAGGAACTTTTGAAAGGAGAATTCAGGTACGTATATTTGAACTATCAAGATGGTTTAACCGCGAATTACAGTTACTGGAGTGGAGATAAGGCCTTCATACTCCTTGGTAATCTGAATCTTGCGTTTGACAAGTACGTTGAGATATACGTGAACGAGACCGCGGGTCGGAACGTGGACGTTAAAACGGTTACGATGATCAACCGGTTTGGTAAGCGAAACCTGTCACTCCAAGGAACGAACGTTATACCGGTGAACTTACCCGCTGGAGAGTTCGCGGTAGTTATCGTCAACAACGATTGA
- the ribD gene encoding bifunctional diaminohydroxyphosphoribosylaminopyrimidine deaminase/5-amino-6-(5-phosphoribosylamino)uracil reductase RibD, whose amino-acid sequence MKRALVLAKRGIGYVNPNPPVGAVIVKDGAIVSEGYHERYGGFHAERNAILRALERGVDLSGTTMYVTLEPCDHYGKTPPCTDLIIEAGIRRVIVACRDPNPVSGDGISKLRNAGIHVAVGLLESEAKEVMKFFMKSVVQKLPYVTLKYASSLDGKIADRGGNSKWITNELRKIVHKLRKEHMAVLVGAGTVLKDNPQLNIRLVKSKKRAPIKVILDWEGKTLRKRAELNVYSPESKVIVFSRLADYPVEEHIRVINVREPIEILKTLWTLGVDSILVEGGAEVFSQFLPYADEIYAFYGLKVLGDGKGIFSGISNTIATPFEYCITKTVVAKNRSEFLVVMKRCSQG is encoded by the coding sequence ATGAAACGCGCGTTGGTACTTGCAAAACGTGGAATAGGGTACGTGAATCCCAACCCTCCCGTGGGGGCTGTCATCGTTAAGGACGGGGCCATCGTTTCCGAGGGGTACCATGAGAGGTACGGTGGATTTCACGCGGAACGCAACGCGATTTTGAGGGCCTTGGAACGCGGAGTTGATCTATCCGGAACGACGATGTACGTAACCCTCGAACCGTGTGATCACTATGGGAAAACACCACCGTGCACGGATTTAATAATTGAAGCTGGTATTCGAAGGGTTATAGTTGCTTGCAGGGACCCGAACCCCGTTAGCGGTGATGGCATCTCAAAGCTACGAAATGCCGGGATACACGTGGCGGTCGGACTTCTGGAAAGCGAGGCCAAAGAAGTTATGAAGTTTTTTATGAAATCAGTTGTTCAGAAACTTCCGTACGTTACTCTAAAGTACGCAAGTTCGCTCGATGGAAAGATTGCAGACCGCGGTGGAAACTCAAAGTGGATAACCAACGAACTGAGAAAGATCGTTCACAAGCTTCGCAAAGAGCATATGGCTGTATTGGTCGGTGCGGGTACGGTTCTTAAAGACAATCCGCAGCTGAACATCAGATTAGTCAAATCGAAAAAACGTGCACCGATAAAAGTAATCCTCGACTGGGAAGGAAAGACTTTGCGCAAACGTGCCGAACTGAACGTTTACAGCCCGGAGTCTAAAGTGATAGTGTTCTCAAGGCTCGCTGACTATCCTGTGGAAGAACACATCCGCGTCATAAATGTAAGGGAGCCTATCGAGATTTTGAAAACACTTTGGACACTCGGAGTAGATTCGATCCTGGTCGAGGGCGGTGCGGAGGTGTTCTCTCAATTTCTACCGTATGCGGACGAGATTTACGCGTTTTACGGCTTGAAAGTACTCGGTGATGGCAAAGGTATCTTCTCCGGAATCTCCAACACCATAGCCACTCCCTTCGAATATTGCATTACCAAGACCGTGGTGGCCAAAAACAGGTCCGAGTTTCTGGTGGTGATGAAGAGGTGTTCACAGGGATAA